A single window of Paenibacillus sp. SYP-B4298 DNA harbors:
- a CDS encoding 2-oxoglutarate dehydrogenase E1 component, with product MTTISSTQSPWHNYAGPNLGYIHDQYELFLDDPASVDPAYRTLFEQWGEPPLEAEDAQAAPLAQREGVISFDQMEKLVAASKYVSNIRTYGHLAAKLDPLELAPKTEDDRMLKPENYKLTKLDLMGLPGELIWENAKGTKQTGLDAVEKLLEIYTGTTAYEFDHIHVQAEREWLTKNIEVAAKQTRLSREEQINLLDRLVQTEQFEHFLHRTFLGQKRFSVEGLEVLIPMLDELVRNHSESGASDILMGMAHRGRLNVLTHVLGKPYSKIFAEFQHGSNKEFMPPEDPSGKTGDVKYHLGAQRTITNSSGQQTRITLANNPSHLEYVNPVVEGFGRAAQEDRTQPGYPKRDEDKAAVVLMHGDSAFPGEGIVPETLNFDRLPGFRNGGTIHIIVNNRIGFTTESIDSRSTRYASDVAKGFDIPIVHVNGDDPEACIAAIRLACEYRKEFKKDFVIDLIGYRRYGHNEMDDPQPTQPLMYDKMRNHPSAPNVYSAALVGRGVIGEDVLPQLKQKIISKMEEAYEQVKNLKADKTAQAAPADVPGWIEPQTGVELEQLKDINERLLERPASFTPYSKLANILQRRSGALDEGKKVDWALAETLAFATILADGTPIRITGQDAERATFAHRNLVLHDSKTGALYCPLHHLPQARASFAIHNSPLSEAGVLGFEYGYNVFAPETMNIWEAQYGDFTNVAQVLIDQFISSAREKWSQKSSLVMLLPHSYEGQGPEHSSARPERFLQQSAQGNWTVANLTSAAQYFHLLRRQAKIVGTEQARPLIVMAPKSLIRHPRVASTGTELSDGKFHTVLEQPGLGGTPDKVQRVILCTGKVAIDLDDAIANAGDQDFSWLHIIRVEQLYPFPKEEIESILSRYGKVKEIVWVQEEPENMGAWRYIQPHLQKLAPKKIEVDYIGRPERSSPATGYNTVHAHEQQQIISAALKLKQDN from the coding sequence ATGACGACCATAAGCAGTACACAGTCGCCTTGGCACAATTACGCAGGACCCAATCTGGGCTATATTCATGATCAGTATGAACTGTTTCTTGATGATCCCGCATCGGTGGACCCGGCGTATCGAACGCTGTTTGAGCAGTGGGGAGAGCCGCCGCTGGAGGCTGAGGATGCACAAGCAGCGCCTCTTGCGCAACGCGAAGGGGTTATTTCGTTTGATCAGATGGAAAAGCTTGTTGCAGCCAGCAAGTATGTATCCAATATCCGTACTTATGGACATTTGGCAGCGAAGCTTGATCCGCTGGAGCTGGCGCCGAAGACTGAGGATGACCGGATGCTCAAGCCGGAGAATTATAAACTGACCAAGCTGGATCTGATGGGGCTGCCGGGTGAGCTGATCTGGGAGAATGCCAAGGGCACGAAGCAGACGGGCTTGGACGCCGTCGAGAAGCTGCTGGAAATTTATACAGGCACGACAGCCTATGAATTTGACCATATTCATGTTCAGGCGGAGCGCGAGTGGCTGACCAAGAATATCGAGGTAGCCGCCAAGCAGACTCGTCTGAGCCGCGAAGAGCAGATCAACCTGCTGGATCGGCTCGTGCAGACCGAGCAATTCGAACATTTTCTTCATCGCACGTTCCTCGGCCAGAAACGGTTCTCCGTAGAAGGCTTGGAGGTTCTTATTCCTATGCTTGATGAACTGGTGCGCAATCATTCTGAATCGGGCGCATCGGATATTCTGATGGGGATGGCGCATCGCGGTCGCTTGAATGTGCTGACTCATGTGCTGGGCAAGCCGTACAGCAAGATTTTTGCAGAATTCCAGCACGGCTCGAACAAGGAGTTCATGCCGCCTGAGGATCCGAGCGGCAAGACAGGCGACGTGAAATACCATCTGGGCGCGCAGCGGACCATTACGAACAGCAGCGGGCAGCAGACACGCATCACGCTGGCGAACAACCCAAGCCATCTGGAATATGTCAATCCAGTCGTAGAGGGCTTCGGCCGCGCCGCGCAGGAGGATCGCACCCAGCCGGGCTATCCGAAGCGTGACGAGGACAAGGCAGCGGTCGTGCTGATGCATGGCGATTCCGCCTTCCCTGGCGAAGGCATCGTGCCAGAGACGTTGAATTTTGACCGTCTGCCGGGCTTCCGCAATGGTGGAACGATCCATATCATCGTCAATAACCGGATCGGCTTCACGACCGAGAGCATCGATTCGCGCTCCACACGCTACGCCAGCGATGTCGCCAAAGGCTTCGACATTCCGATCGTTCACGTGAATGGTGATGATCCGGAAGCGTGCATCGCGGCGATCCGCCTGGCTTGCGAATATCGCAAGGAATTCAAGAAGGACTTCGTCATTGACCTGATTGGCTATCGTCGCTACGGTCATAATGAGATGGATGATCCACAGCCGACTCAGCCGCTCATGTATGACAAGATGCGCAACCATCCATCGGCTCCGAATGTCTATTCGGCCGCGCTGGTAGGTCGCGGAGTCATCGGTGAGGATGTTCTGCCGCAGCTCAAGCAGAAGATCATCAGCAAGATGGAGGAAGCCTACGAGCAGGTGAAGAACCTGAAGGCTGATAAGACAGCCCAAGCTGCTCCTGCTGATGTTCCAGGCTGGATCGAGCCGCAGACAGGCGTTGAGCTGGAGCAACTGAAGGATATTAATGAGCGTCTGCTGGAGCGTCCGGCATCGTTCACGCCGTATTCCAAGCTGGCCAACATCCTGCAGCGCCGCTCCGGTGCGCTGGACGAGGGCAAGAAGGTCGACTGGGCGCTGGCGGAGACGCTGGCCTTTGCGACCATCCTGGCGGACGGGACTCCGATCCGCATCACCGGTCAGGATGCCGAGCGTGCGACATTCGCTCATCGCAACCTGGTGCTGCATGACAGCAAGACGGGCGCGCTGTATTGTCCGCTGCATCACCTGCCGCAGGCGCGGGCATCGTTCGCTATCCATAACAGTCCGTTGTCCGAGGCGGGCGTGCTCGGTTTTGAATATGGCTACAACGTGTTCGCACCAGAGACCATGAACATCTGGGAGGCGCAATACGGCGATTTCACCAACGTGGCACAAGTGCTGATCGACCAGTTCATTTCCTCGGCCAGAGAGAAATGGTCGCAGAAGTCGTCGCTGGTCATGCTGCTGCCGCATAGCTACGAAGGACAGGGGCCAGAGCATTCCAGCGCCCGTCCAGAGCGCTTCCTGCAGCAGTCGGCACAAGGCAACTGGACCGTTGCGAACCTGACCAGCGCCGCTCAATATTTCCACCTGCTGCGCAGACAGGCGAAGATTGTTGGCACGGAGCAGGCGCGTCCGCTGATCGTGATGGCGCCTAAGAGCCTGATCCGCCATCCGCGTGTCGCTTCGACAGGCACGGAGCTGAGCGACGGCAAGTTCCATACAGTGCTGGAGCAGCCAGGTCTGGGCGGTACGCCGGATAAGGTACAGCGCGTCATTCTGTGTACCGGCAAGGTAGCTATCGACCTGGATGATGCGATTGCGAATGCTGGCGATCAGGACTTCTCCTGGCTGCATATTATCCGGGTAGAGCAGCTCTATCCGTTCCCTAAGGAAGAGATCGAGAGCATCCTGTCCCGTTACGGGAAGGTGAAGGAGATCGTCTGGGTGCAAGAGGAGCCGGAAAATATGGGGGCTTGGCGCTATATTCAGCCGCATCTGCAGAAGCTGGCGCCGAAGAAGATCGAAGTGGATTACATTGGGCGCCCAGAGCGTTCCAGCCCAGCCACAGGATACAATACCGTTCATGCCCATGAGCAGCAGCAGATTATTTCCGCAGCTCTGAAACTGAAGCAGGATAACTAA
- a CDS encoding CcdC family protein, translating to MLQSFTLLQVSSVVMSLLAGTALMILRVRAARRPTTLKKIIMPPIGMATGFVMFALPAMHIPWLWAISAWGTGLLIFAFPLIVTTRMERREHDIYVIRSKAFIFIMVSLLLARLTMHGMVEKYLSIAQTGALFFLLAFGMIVPWRLAMISEYVRLRNYTDSSA from the coding sequence TTGCTACAGTCTTTTACGCTGCTGCAGGTCAGTTCAGTTGTGATGTCGCTGCTCGCAGGGACGGCATTAATGATATTGAGGGTGAGAGCGGCACGCAGGCCGACTACGCTCAAGAAGATTATTATGCCGCCGATCGGGATGGCGACCGGATTTGTCATGTTCGCATTGCCGGCTATGCATATTCCATGGCTGTGGGCCATATCGGCGTGGGGGACGGGGCTGCTGATCTTCGCCTTTCCGCTGATCGTGACGACCCGGATGGAGCGAAGGGAGCATGACATCTACGTCATCCGCTCCAAAGCCTTCATCTTCATCATGGTCTCGCTGCTGCTCGCGAGGCTGACGATGCATGGCATGGTGGAGAAATATTTGTCCATCGCCCAGACAGGAGCGCTGTTCTTCCTGCTGGCCTTCGGGATGATTGTTCCGTGGCGGCTGGCGATGATCAGCGAGTATGTGAGGCTGCGCAATTACACGGACAGCTCGGCCTGA
- the hisA gene encoding phosphoribosylformimino-5-aminoimidazole carboxamide ribotide isomerase, whose protein sequence is MKFRPCIDLHQGKVKQIVGETLNSDTRKVVENFVSDLSPAHYAAMFREDRLTGGHVIMLGGGNEEAAASALREYPGGLQIGGGITAENAHTYLEYGASHVIVTSYIFRDGRLDEERLRRIVSEVGKDRLVIDLSCKEKDGRWYVVTNQWKTFSDFELQPSSIQYLEQYCDEFLVHAVDVEGKRTGVQEELASRLANWTSIPTTYAGGARSLSDLERFAELTGNKLDITIGSALDIFGGDLSYAKVVEHCGRQGMND, encoded by the coding sequence GTGAAATTCAGACCGTGCATTGATTTGCACCAAGGGAAGGTCAAACAAATCGTCGGCGAGACGCTGAATTCGGACACCCGCAAGGTAGTCGAGAATTTCGTCTCCGACCTGAGTCCTGCTCATTATGCCGCCATGTTCAGAGAGGATCGCTTGACCGGTGGTCATGTGATCATGCTGGGCGGGGGTAATGAGGAGGCAGCCGCATCTGCGCTGAGGGAGTACCCTGGGGGCTTGCAGATCGGCGGAGGGATCACGGCGGAGAACGCGCACACGTATCTGGAATACGGCGCTTCCCATGTGATCGTAACCTCCTATATTTTCCGAGATGGCCGGCTGGACGAGGAGCGTCTGCGCCGCATCGTCTCCGAGGTGGGCAAGGATCGGCTCGTCATTGATCTGAGCTGCAAGGAGAAGGATGGACGCTGGTATGTTGTGACGAACCAGTGGAAGACGTTCAGCGACTTCGAGCTTCAGCCATCGAGTATTCAATATTTGGAGCAGTACTGCGATGAGTTTCTGGTTCATGCGGTAGATGTTGAGGGCAAGCGCACCGGGGTTCAGGAGGAGCTGGCATCCAGGCTGGCGAACTGGACGAGTATCCCGACGACCTATGCAGGCGGAGCTCGCTCGTTGTCTGATCTGGAGCGGTTTGCAGAGCTGACAGGCAACAAACTGGATATTACCATCGGAAGCGCGCTGGACATTTTCGGCGGGGACCTTTCGTATGCCAAGGTGGTTGAACATTGCGGCCGCCAGGGTATGAATGATTGA